One stretch of Halichoerus grypus chromosome 10, mHalGry1.hap1.1, whole genome shotgun sequence DNA includes these proteins:
- the LOC118530441 gene encoding LOW QUALITY PROTEIN: activator of 90 kDa heat shock protein ATPase homolog 2-like (The sequence of the model RefSeq protein was modified relative to this genomic sequence to represent the inferred CDS: inserted 1 base in 1 codon) has product MAKWGQGDPRWIVEEREDGTNVNNWHWTERDATRWSKGKLRDLLVGIVVENEAGRVEISELKQVEGEASCSSHKGKLIFFYEWNIRLSWKGVIKESGAKHKGLIEILNLSEENEVDDTEVNVSKKKDVGILKDLMKTAGTAKVREALGDYLKALKTVGMILPTKAMATQEPTVERKLSENTLQASSPMGLGVRIPTVALHMTELFDATTEQLYSVFTVKDLVQKFSKSPAVLEAEKGGKFXMFDGNITGEYIELLTNKKIIVKWRCRNWPEEHYATVALSFVPTPGRTELQLDCTGAPVCKEESMKFCWQKQHFEEIKGFLRSVALR; this is encoded by the exons GACAGAGCGGGATGCCACCCGCTGGTCCAAGGGGAAGCTCCGTGACCTCCTGGTGGGCATCGTCGTGGAGAACGAGGCTGGCCGCGTTGAGATCAGTGAGCTGAAGCAGGTGGAAGGTGAGGCTTCTTGCAGCAGCCACAAAGGAAAGCTGATTTTCTTCTATGAGTGGAACATCAGGCTGAGCTGGAAAG gtGTAATTAAAGAATCTGGTGCAAAGCACAAGGGATTGATTGAAATACTCAAcctttctgaagaaaatgaagtagaTGACACTGAG GTGAATGTGAGTAAAAAGAAAGATGTGGGTATACTGAAGGATCTTATGAAAACTGCAGGCACCGCCAAGGTCAGGGAGGCCCTTGGAGATTACCTGAAGGCACTTAAGACGG TGGGAATGATTTTACCAACAAAAGCCATGGCAACCCAGGAACCGACAGTTGAAAGGAAACTGAGTGAGAACACCTTGCAG GCTTCATCTCCAATGGGGTTGGGGGTAAGGATCCCCACCGTGGCACTGCACATGACGGAACTCTTCGACGCCACTACAGAGCAACTGTACAGCGTCTTCACTGTGAAGGAT TTGGTGCAAAAATTTTCTAAATCTCCTGCTGTATTAGAAGCTGAAAAGGGAGGGAAAT CTATGTTTGATGGGAACATCACCGGTGAATATATAGAATTG TTGACAAATAAAAAGATCATCGTGAAATGGAGATGTAGGAACTGGCCAGAAG aaCACTATGCAACAGTCGCACTGAGTTTTGTGCCTACTCCAGGGCGAACTGAATTGCAGTTAGACTGTACAGGAGCTCCTGTCTGTAAAGAAGAGAGCATGAAATTCTGTTGGCAGAAGCagcattttgaagaaataaaag GGTTTCTAAGGTCTGTAGCTCTTAGGTAG